The sequence CGACCACCCCGGAGCTGAGGTGCTGGAGCAGCTGGTTGAGGACGAGCGGGTTGGTGAAGGTGTCCCGCTCCCGGAGCCGGTGGAGCAGGCCGGCGGCGTACCGCTCGGCGTTGCGGTCCCGGTCCAGGACGCCGTCCGGCAGCCCGACACGCTGGCGGAGCAGGTCCACCGAGGCCGCGCCGTCGAGCTGTTGGCAGCCGGCCGGGAAGACCCGGTCGCTGTGCGCCGAGTGGACCCGCTGGGGCAGGCAGACCTGCACACCGCCGATGAGGTTGGTGAGCTCCCGCACCGCCGGGTAGGTGAGCACCCCGCCGGCATCGATCCGTACGCCGAGGGCGTCCGCCACCGCGTCCCGGGTGGCCCGGTAGCCGCGGTCGAGGTCCGGCCGCGGCTGGCCCGCGCCGACCGAGAACGCCGCGTTGAGCGGTTGCCTGCCCTTGCCGGGGACGGTGACCTCCAGGTAACGCGGAAGCGAGACCAGGTAGAGCCGGCCGCGGTCGGCCGGGATGTGCACCAGCAGGATCGAGTCGGCGAACCGGACCTGCCGGTCGGCGTTCCCGTCCAAGCCGACGAGCAGCACGTTCAACGCCCCGGCCGGTGCCGACGCGGCCGGCTCGGCCAGCGTGTGCCCGCTCTCCCGGTGCTGCGGCGCGGCCACCGTGAAGCCGGTCAGTGCGGCGGCGACGACCACCATCGCCGTACCGGCGAGCCGGAGCCCCAGGCGGCGGCGCCGGCGGCGGACCACGGCCCGGTCGATGGCGGCGCGGAGCGGGCCGGACGGCGGCGTGAGCTCCTCGTGCCGCGCGAAGGCGGCCCGCAGGTCGTCCTCGATCATGAGTGAACCTCCACGTACTCGGCTCGGAGGGTGGCCAGCGCCCGGGAGATGCAGGACCGCACGGTGCCGACGGCGCAGCCGAGGATCTCGGCGATCTCCGCGTCGGGCAGGTCCTCGTAGTAGCGGAGCACCAGCGTGGCGCGCTGCCGGCGGGGCAGCCGGGACAGCCAGGACCACACCTGGTCACGGTCCACGGCCGACTGCGCGTGATCGGTCGACACCGGCACCGCCTCGTCCGGCTCCCCACGCAGCAGCACCCGCCGCGCCCACGACCCCCGCCGCCAGTCGATGAACTGGTTGGTGATCATCCGGCGGACGTACCGCTCCGGGGCGTCGCTGCGGGCCACCCGCCGCCAGTTCAACTGGACCCGGACCATGGTCTCCTGCACCAGGTCCTGCGCCTGATGCGGATCGCCGGTCAGCATGACCGCGTACCGCAGCAGCGCGCTCAGCCGCGCGTCGGCGAACTCCTCGTACGT comes from Micromonospora viridifaciens and encodes:
- a CDS encoding SigE family RNA polymerase sigma factor, coding for MTYEEFADARLSALLRYAVMLTGDPHQAQDLVQETMVRVQLNWRRVARSDAPERYVRRMITNQFIDWRRGSWARRVLLRGEPDEAVPVSTDHAQSAVDRDQVWSWLSRLPRRQRATLVLRYYEDLPDAEIAEILGCAVGTVRSCISRALATLRAEYVEVHS
- a CDS encoding LCP family protein — protein: MIEDDLRAAFARHEELTPPSGPLRAAIDRAVVRRRRRRLGLRLAGTAMVVVAAALTGFTVAAPQHRESGHTLAEPAASAPAGALNVLLVGLDGNADRQVRFADSILLVHIPADRGRLYLVSLPRYLEVTVPGKGRQPLNAAFSVGAGQPRPDLDRGYRATRDAVADALGVRIDAGGVLTYPAVRELTNLIGGVQVCLPQRVHSAHSDRVFPAGCQQLDGAASVDLLRQRVGLPDGVLDRDRNAERYAAGLLHRLRERDTFTNPLVLNQLLQHLSSGVVADTGGSSLPALGLAAAKAATAEPVGLLPPGTHLEKSGDVRFELDPVLGPGFLDALRTDRLGEWITAHPAQATRLR